One Lucilia cuprina isolate Lc7/37 chromosome 4, ASM2204524v1, whole genome shotgun sequence DNA segment encodes these proteins:
- the LOC111680578 gene encoding 60S ribosomal protein L10, giving the protein MGRRPARCYRYCKNKPYPKSRFCRGVPDPKIRIFDLGRKKASVEDFPLCVHLVSDEYEQLSSEALEAGRICCNKYLVKYCGKDQFHIRMRLHPFHVIRINKMLSCAGADRLQTGMRGAFGKPQGTVARVRIGQPIMSVRSSDRFKAQVVEALRRAKFKFPGRQKIYVSKKWGFTKYDRERYEELRNENRLEPDGCNVKYRPEHGPMAAWEKVQREVYA; this is encoded by the exons ATGGGTCGTCGTCCAGCGAGATG ctATCGTTACTGCAAAAACAAGCCGTATCCAAAATCTCGTTTCTGTCGTGGTGTGCCAGATCCCAAAATTCGTATTTTTGATTTAGGCAGAAAGAAGGCTTCTGTAGAAGATTTTCCTCTTTGCGTTCATTTAGTATCTGATGAGTATGAACAACTAAGTAGTGAAGCTTTAGAAGCTGGACGTATTTGTTGCAATAAGTATTTAGTTAAATACTGCGGCAAAGATCAATTCCACATCAGAATGCGCTTACATCCTTTCCACGTTATTcgcattaataaaatgttgtccTGTGCCGGAGCAGAtag gctTCAAACAGGAATGCGTGGTGCTTTCGGAAAACCTCAAGGAACAGTCGCAAGAGTTCGTATTGGACAACCTATAATGTCTGTCCGCTCAAGTGACAGATTTAAAGCTCAAGTTGTGGAGGCTCTACGTCGTGCTAAATTCAAGTTCCCCGGTCGCCAAAAA atttatgtCTCTAAAAAGTGGGGATTCACTAAATACGACCGTGAACGTTATGAAGAATTACGTAATGAAAATCGCTTGGAACCTGATGGTTGTAACGTGAAATACAGACCAGAACATGGACCAATGGCTGCGTGGGAAAAGGTTCAACGAGAAGTATATGCTTAA